In one Coriobacteriia bacterium genomic region, the following are encoded:
- a CDS encoding iron ABC transporter ATP-binding protein, translating to MDTHIARGTVLEANEIAFAYPGSGQTLEKVSAQILPGSFLAILGVNGCGKTTLLSCLDDIIRPQRGTVTLAGEDIASYTREERARKIALVAQHSHAHGVTVYDALLLGRKPHIKAAPSEEDFTIVDRVIDELGLGPLALRYLDELSGGEHQKVVIGRALVQETDVLLLDEPTNNLDMANQVEVMHLVRNAAHEHDIACAAVMHDINLALRYCDRFCLLKDGKVLASGGPEVMTKETIEDVYDVPVELVAHGDGFLVVPLDKGMMS from the coding sequence ATGGATACGCACATAGCCCGCGGCACCGTCCTCGAAGCCAACGAAATCGCCTTCGCATACCCTGGCTCCGGCCAGACCCTCGAGAAGGTGAGCGCACAGATACTACCCGGGTCGTTTCTCGCCATACTTGGCGTCAACGGCTGTGGCAAGACAACGCTGCTCTCCTGTCTCGACGACATCATTCGCCCACAACGTGGCACCGTCACGCTGGCTGGTGAGGATATCGCCAGCTACACCCGCGAAGAGCGCGCGCGCAAGATCGCACTCGTCGCCCAGCACTCCCATGCGCATGGCGTCACCGTCTACGATGCGCTTTTGCTCGGCAGGAAGCCCCACATCAAGGCCGCGCCTAGCGAAGAGGACTTCACCATCGTCGACCGCGTCATCGACGAGCTAGGCCTCGGGCCGCTCGCCCTGCGCTACCTGGACGAGCTCTCGGGCGGCGAGCACCAGAAGGTCGTCATCGGACGCGCGCTCGTGCAGGAAACCGATGTCCTGCTGCTCGACGAGCCGACAAACAACCTCGACATGGCAAATCAGGTCGAGGTCATGCACCTTGTCAGAAACGCCGCCCACGAGCACGACATCGCATGCGCGGCCGTCATGCACGACATAAACCTCGCCCTGCGCTACTGCGACCGTTTCTGCCTGCTCAAGGATGGCAAGGTGCTCGCAAGTGGAGGTCCCGAGGTGATGACCAAGGAGACGATCGAGGACGTCTACGACGTGCCCGTCGAGCTAGTCGCCCACGGCGACGGCTTCCTCGTCGTGCCACTGGATAAGGGGATGATGTCATGA
- a CDS encoding class I SAM-dependent methyltransferase: protein MSIGKIGVYFDERAANWNEQAEPAGTKHLMIAQLAGVHEGSRVLDVGCGTGIMERAYLELGASSIVALDLSEKMLDCARDTFAAVPEERLRFECRDILDYTSDGLFDTVVIYNAYPHILDKEALVEATASLLVPGGRFLVAHGMSRATLNAHHANVPHDVTSDLLPAREALRIWQGAFDIDMVADTPFTYFFGGSRQ from the coding sequence ATGAGCATCGGCAAGATCGGCGTCTACTTCGACGAGCGCGCCGCGAACTGGAACGAACAGGCCGAGCCAGCCGGAACCAAGCACCTCATGATTGCCCAACTCGCTGGCGTCCACGAAGGTTCGCGCGTGCTCGATGTCGGCTGCGGCACGGGCATCATGGAACGCGCCTATCTCGAGCTGGGGGCATCGTCCATCGTGGCCCTCGACCTTTCGGAGAAGATGCTCGACTGCGCCCGCGACACCTTTGCGGCCGTTCCCGAAGAACGCCTGCGCTTCGAATGCCGCGACATCCTCGACTACACGAGCGACGGGCTCTTCGACACGGTGGTCATCTACAACGCCTATCCGCATATCCTCGACAAGGAAGCGCTCGTCGAAGCGACCGCATCCCTGCTCGTGCCCGGTGGAAGATTCCTCGTCGCGCACGGCATGAGCCGCGCCACACTCAACGCACATCACGCCAACGTGCCACATGACGTCACGAGCGACCTGCTTCCCGCCCGCGAGGCGCTGCGTATCTGGCAAGGCGCGTTCGATATCGACATGGTCGCCGACACGCCATTCACGTACTTCTTCGGCGGTTCGAGACAATAA
- a CDS encoding magnesium transporter, translating to MIEILKTDDGTLRRLDAVESGCWVNACVPSSQEVKWLADNLGIDGDFIDAMLDRDEISRIDKNEDASQALVVVDYPAAEDLDDKANPNLEQFDTQPISILLIENPSVVVTLTNAPCSIVEKLKNDRKLPIATGKRTRFLLDVLLEVSQSYIDALRVLEKQTMALERKMRKKQNNEGLMSMLGIEKSLLYMSTSLKSSAPTLQAIKNGQFVKLFEEDEELLNDVIVEYRQASEMCSIYTDVITRAMDAFSGVVSNNVNASMGVLTTITLLLSIPTVVFSFYGMNTNLLPMSDSWVFPMLLSVALAAVAVVVLLRWRR from the coding sequence ATGATCGAGATACTGAAGACAGATGATGGCACGCTCAGGCGCCTTGATGCGGTCGAGTCCGGTTGCTGGGTCAATGCGTGCGTTCCCAGCAGCCAGGAGGTTAAATGGCTCGCCGATAACCTGGGCATAGATGGCGATTTCATCGATGCCATGCTCGACCGCGACGAGATTTCGCGTATCGACAAGAACGAGGATGCCAGCCAGGCGCTTGTCGTCGTCGACTATCCCGCTGCCGAGGATTTGGATGACAAGGCGAATCCGAATCTCGAGCAGTTCGATACCCAGCCCATCTCCATTCTCCTCATCGAGAATCCGAGTGTCGTGGTCACTTTGACCAATGCCCCGTGCTCCATCGTGGAAAAGCTCAAGAATGACAGGAAATTACCCATCGCCACGGGCAAGCGCACGCGTTTTCTGCTCGATGTTCTTCTCGAGGTGTCGCAAAGCTACATCGATGCCCTGCGCGTGCTCGAGAAGCAGACCATGGCCCTCGAACGCAAGATGCGAAAGAAGCAGAACAACGAGGGGCTTATGAGCATGCTGGGTATCGAGAAGTCGCTGCTCTACATGTCGACGTCCCTCAAGAGTTCCGCTCCCACGCTTCAGGCCATCAAGAACGGGCAGTTCGTGAAGCTTTTCGAGGAGGACGAAGAGCTGCTCAATGACGTGATCGTCGAGTATCGGCAGGCATCCGAGATGTGCTCGATTTACACCGATGTCATCACCAGGGCGATGGATGCCTTCTCGGGAGTCGTCAGCAACAACGTCAATGCCTCCATGGGCGTGCTCACCACCATCACGCTTCTGCTATCGATTCCGACCGTGGTATTCAGCTTCTACGGTATGAACACCAACCTGCTGCCCATGAGCGATTCGTGGGTGTTTCCCATGCTGCTCTCGGTCGCCCTGGCGGCCGTTGCCGTCGTCGTGCTGTTGCGCTGGAGGAGGTAG
- a CDS encoding flavodoxin, producing the protein MKPMRKALVLALGALLMASAALCITACGQGASSGTASSSAASSDEANKTLVVYYSATGNTAKVAEVIVNENDMDVSAIMPEQPYSTEDLAWTDENSRVSKEHSDPALQDVALLQDTPDNWDSYETVIIGYPIWWGQAAYPVASFVKANDFTGKTVIPFCTSASSDIGDSAQNLADLAKGGEWMGGMRFPSDVNSDEVRQWIDDLGLENQNL; encoded by the coding sequence ATGAAGCCAATGAGGAAAGCGCTCGTTCTCGCGCTCGGCGCGCTGCTCATGGCGAGCGCGGCGCTTTGCATCACCGCATGCGGCCAGGGCGCATCGAGCGGCACGGCATCATCGAGTGCCGCGTCATCGGATGAGGCAAACAAGACGCTCGTCGTCTATTACTCGGCCACGGGCAACACGGCCAAGGTCGCCGAGGTCATCGTGAACGAAAACGACATGGACGTCTCTGCCATCATGCCCGAGCAGCCGTATTCCACCGAGGACCTCGCCTGGACCGACGAGAACAGCCGCGTTTCCAAGGAGCACTCCGACCCTGCCCTCCAAGATGTCGCCCTTCTTCAGGACACGCCCGATAACTGGGATTCCTACGAGACGGTCATTATCGGCTATCCCATCTGGTGGGGTCAGGCGGCCTATCCCGTTGCCAGTTTTGTCAAGGCCAATGACTTCACCGGCAAGACCGTCATTCCGTTTTGTACCTCGGCCTCGTCCGATATCGGCGACAGCGCCCAGAACCTCGCAGACCTTGCCAAGGGCGGGGAGTGGATGGGCGGCATGCGCTTCCCGTCCGATGTGAATAGTGATGAGGTGCGTCAGTGGATCGACGACCTTGGTCTTGAGAACCAGAACCTGTAA
- a CDS encoding 4Fe-4S ferredoxin: MRYAMAIDLDRCIGCRTCAVICKDHNAEPRGIWWNRVFAPGAPEYGTSVIVDGMPRMEFLPISCQHCENAPCQQVCPTGATYTDDTGTVLVDYEKCIGCRYCITACPYEVRQFNWSKPDGVEGIDGEYRWGYPEDYRQDGHLVYTPVRPEGVVEKCTFCVQYTNQGGTPACCTGCPANARIFGDIEDADSEISQYMSGREWLVLGESHGTKPKVYYLPSKRGEGE, from the coding sequence ATGAGATACGCAATGGCCATAGACCTTGACCGCTGCATTGGATGCAGGACTTGCGCGGTCATCTGCAAGGATCACAACGCAGAACCCCGCGGCATCTGGTGGAACCGCGTCTTTGCACCGGGTGCTCCCGAGTACGGTACCTCGGTGATCGTGGATGGCATGCCTCGTATGGAGTTTCTGCCTATCAGCTGCCAGCACTGCGAAAACGCTCCCTGCCAGCAGGTGTGCCCGACGGGCGCCACCTACACCGACGACACGGGTACCGTGCTGGTCGACTACGAGAAGTGCATCGGCTGCCGCTACTGCATCACGGCATGTCCCTACGAGGTGCGCCAGTTCAACTGGAGCAAGCCCGATGGCGTCGAGGGCATTGACGGCGAATATCGCTGGGGGTATCCGGAGGATTATCGCCAGGACGGGCATCTCGTCTACACGCCAGTACGGCCCGAAGGCGTGGTCGAGAAATGCACGTTCTGCGTTCAGTACACCAACCAAGGCGGCACTCCTGCGTGCTGCACGGGCTGCCCGGCAAACGCACGCATCTTCGGTGACATCGAGGATGCGGATTCCGAGATTTCGCAGTACATGTCCGGGCGCGAATGGCTCGTGCTCGGCGAGTCACATGGCACCAAGCCCAAGGTGTATTACCTGCCTTCCAAGCGCGGAGAGGGGGAGTAG
- a CDS encoding molybdopterin oxidoreductase: MRERNVSRRSFVAGTAAATAAACLGTGALPAAKALAENVDPAGEWVRTTCSPNCTGACGLKGFVHEGQIKMISQASDYPFEEYNPRGCLKGLSINTMLYGPHRLTKPLVKNDETGKMEETDWDTALDVAATKLRDVMDKYGPESVGVIWQVQGTGHIQKGSIIRLSNMMGWSAIGCYEMNGDLPMFWPETFGVQSEELESYCWEDSKYTMIFGSNVMVTRLPDAHFLNISRENGGKVVNFDPNYSATSEKSTEWVRLKPDTDAAFALAVAKIIIDDGLYDEAFCKNFTDMPLLVDTTTGKRIEAANVAGLSALPSPAYRTTYVAVDANGRPFAVNPERLGGMEGCTLEYTGDVRLKDGTTAHAKSGFRLLRESLVGKTAQWASDTTSIPVETIERIAKECATIKPMHIIFGGAGTQWYHGDLKGRSLALIAALTGNIGQLGGGISTYVGQYKTRFIPASWFNPPRMNKHSMSFQYAVTGRTETMQPNAFPPNGLKALVVGWGNPMDQHNVANWLRSAKESGELECLVTLDFQRTTTVDMSDVALPAPSWYEKLELTTTPLHPWVQLQQQMVDPPGEARPEIWICKELATHIDPSYADQWPVFDESQSEQVADEVLRTLLANGGPYVNQLTAEQLREGPGKLWHANPGEKRIPFWSQIHEGTPFPSQSLPNAIDVTAPFVRSGRIQFYRDEDEFLELGEQLPCYKPAFEDTEYKDDPEARTKYPLAFITRNSTYRVHSTYVNNPFMLELQNSMPKIFMNPDDAKERGLEAGDLVEAYNSRGKCQGGLVLDPGMYPGQAIFDQGWWSEYMDGDSYNSLIYPWINPTNEVYYLSGVWSPNMAWNECACNVRLLQKGGARKEVMQ; the protein is encoded by the coding sequence ATGAGAGAGAGGAACGTAAGCCGCCGGTCATTTGTGGCTGGCACGGCAGCTGCGACGGCAGCCGCGTGCCTGGGCACGGGAGCACTTCCCGCGGCCAAGGCGCTGGCCGAAAACGTCGATCCAGCTGGCGAATGGGTGAGGACCACCTGCTCGCCCAACTGCACGGGGGCCTGTGGTCTCAAGGGCTTCGTGCACGAGGGACAGATCAAGATGATCTCGCAGGCATCCGATTACCCCTTCGAGGAGTACAACCCGCGCGGTTGCCTCAAGGGACTGTCCATCAATACCATGCTATACGGGCCGCATCGGCTCACCAAGCCGCTCGTCAAGAACGATGAGACAGGTAAGATGGAGGAGACCGACTGGGACACGGCACTCGACGTGGCTGCGACCAAGTTGCGTGACGTCATGGACAAGTACGGGCCGGAGTCCGTGGGCGTGATTTGGCAGGTGCAGGGCACTGGTCATATCCAAAAGGGTTCGATCATTCGTCTTTCCAACATGATGGGGTGGTCGGCCATCGGCTGCTACGAGATGAACGGTGACCTCCCCATGTTCTGGCCCGAGACCTTTGGCGTGCAGAGCGAGGAGCTCGAGTCGTACTGCTGGGAAGATTCCAAGTACACGATGATTTTTGGCTCGAATGTCATGGTCACACGCCTTCCCGATGCGCACTTTCTCAACATCTCGCGTGAGAACGGCGGCAAGGTGGTCAACTTCGATCCCAACTACTCGGCGACCTCCGAGAAGTCGACCGAATGGGTGCGCCTCAAGCCCGATACGGATGCGGCCTTTGCGCTGGCGGTCGCCAAGATCATCATCGACGATGGCCTCTATGACGAGGCCTTCTGCAAGAACTTCACCGATATGCCCCTGCTCGTTGACACCACTACTGGAAAGCGCATCGAGGCTGCCAACGTGGCGGGGCTCTCGGCCCTGCCATCTCCGGCCTATCGCACCACGTACGTGGCCGTCGACGCCAATGGCAGGCCCTTCGCGGTCAACCCCGAGCGCCTCGGTGGCATGGAGGGCTGCACGCTCGAGTACACGGGTGACGTGCGCCTCAAAGACGGCACCACCGCGCATGCCAAGAGCGGTTTCAGGTTGCTGCGCGAGAGCCTCGTGGGCAAGACGGCGCAGTGGGCGAGTGATACCACGAGCATTCCCGTCGAGACCATCGAGCGCATCGCGAAGGAGTGCGCGACCATCAAGCCCATGCACATCATCTTCGGTGGCGCGGGCACGCAGTGGTATCACGGCGATCTCAAGGGTCGTTCGCTCGCGCTCATCGCGGCGCTCACGGGCAACATCGGCCAGCTCGGCGGCGGCATCTCGACCTATGTGGGCCAGTACAAGACGCGCTTCATCCCCGCGTCGTGGTTCAACCCGCCGCGCATGAACAAGCACTCGATGTCATTCCAGTACGCTGTTACCGGCCGTACGGAGACGATGCAGCCAAACGCCTTCCCGCCCAATGGCCTCAAGGCCCTCGTCGTGGGCTGGGGCAACCCGATGGACCAGCATAACGTTGCCAACTGGCTGCGCAGCGCCAAGGAGAGCGGCGAGCTCGAATGCCTCGTGACCCTCGACTTCCAGCGCACGACCACCGTCGACATGAGCGATGTGGCCCTGCCGGCTCCGAGCTGGTACGAGAAGCTCGAGCTCACCACGACGCCACTGCATCCCTGGGTGCAGCTCCAGCAGCAGATGGTCGATCCACCGGGCGAAGCACGCCCCGAAATCTGGATTTGCAAGGAGCTCGCCACGCACATCGACCCCTCGTATGCGGACCAGTGGCCCGTCTTCGACGAGTCGCAATCCGAGCAAGTGGCTGACGAGGTGCTACGCACGCTTCTGGCTAACGGCGGCCCGTACGTCAACCAGCTCACGGCCGAGCAACTGCGTGAGGGACCGGGCAAGCTCTGGCACGCCAATCCAGGCGAGAAGCGCATTCCCTTCTGGAGCCAGATTCACGAGGGGACGCCATTCCCGAGCCAGTCGCTTCCCAATGCGATTGACGTGACGGCACCGTTTGTCAGGTCCGGGCGCATCCAGTTCTACCGTGACGAGGATGAGTTCCTCGAGCTCGGGGAGCAGCTCCCCTGCTATAAGCCCGCCTTCGAGGACACGGAATACAAGGATGACCCAGAGGCGCGCACCAAGTATCCGCTCGCCTTCATCACGCGAAACAGCACCTATCGCGTGCACTCCACGTACGTGAACAACCCCTTCATGCTCGAACTGCAAAACAGCATGCCCAAGATCTTCATGAATCCCGATGATGCCAAGGAGCGTGGCCTGGAGGCAGGCGATTTGGTCGAGGCCTACAACAGTCGTGGCAAGTGCCAAGGCGGCCTCGTGCTCGACCCGGGCATGTATCCCGGACAGGCCATTTTCGATCAGGGTTGGTGGAGCGAGTACATGGATGGCGACAGCTACAACTCGCTCATCTATCCGTGGATTAATCCCACCAACGAGGTGTATTACCTTTCGGGCGTGTGGTCGCCCAACATGGCGTGGAACGAATGCGCATGCAATGTCCGTCTGTTGCAAAAGGGCGGTGCGCGTAAGGAGGTCATGCAATGA
- a CDS encoding radical SAM protein — translation MRPMEFAKRTAANKAIDYFMEDPVPRIESMMTKIDKMLPDALFPSQRKAFAKAIEERNNWYQLLCRIGELDPEVATGMLKCFLTEANLIAWDKQEKSREKYQCNVPWAVLLDPTSACNLHCTGCWAAEYGHKLNLSYEDIDSIINQANELGTHVFIYTGGEPLVRKADLIRLCDAHPDSAFLCFTNATLIDRDFVEEVARVKNFIPIISAEGSEETTDARRGEGTYQKIDKAMDLLKARGIPFGVSICYTSQNADAVCTEEYYDWLIDKGVFFAWIFTYMPVGRDSPAELMPSPQQREMLYDFNHAMRHEKPLLTLDFQNDGEFVGGCIAGGRRYLHINANGDVEPCVFIHYSNVNIHDVSLLDALRSPLFMGYYHGQPFNDNHLRPCPMLENPECIEKLVEDSGAHSTDLVQEETVYELTAKTRPMAQRWAPVAERIWTDPGDERASERHRDDLGQATSDLKKFERDGRVVRSAFDEERDLRSVAEREQEMDCKLREITESEKVLV, via the coding sequence ATGAGACCAATGGAATTCGCAAAGAGGACGGCGGCCAACAAGGCCATCGACTACTTCATGGAAGACCCCGTTCCGCGTATCGAGAGCATGATGACGAAAATCGACAAAATGCTTCCGGACGCGCTGTTTCCCTCACAGCGTAAAGCGTTTGCCAAGGCCATCGAGGAGCGCAACAACTGGTATCAGCTCTTGTGTCGTATCGGCGAGCTTGACCCCGAGGTCGCCACGGGCATGCTCAAGTGCTTCCTGACCGAGGCGAATCTCATCGCCTGGGACAAGCAGGAGAAGTCGCGTGAGAAGTACCAGTGCAACGTGCCCTGGGCCGTCTTGCTTGATCCAACGAGCGCCTGCAACCTGCATTGCACGGGGTGCTGGGCAGCCGAGTACGGCCACAAACTCAACCTGAGCTACGAAGACATCGACTCCATCATCAATCAGGCCAACGAGCTTGGTACGCACGTCTTCATCTATACGGGCGGCGAGCCTCTCGTACGCAAGGCAGACCTCATCAGGCTCTGCGACGCTCATCCTGACTCCGCCTTCCTCTGCTTCACCAACGCCACGCTGATTGATCGGGATTTCGTCGAGGAAGTCGCCCGCGTGAAGAACTTCATTCCGATCATCTCGGCCGAGGGCAGCGAAGAGACCACCGACGCGCGTCGTGGCGAGGGCACCTACCAGAAGATCGACAAGGCCATGGACCTGCTCAAGGCACGCGGCATTCCCTTTGGCGTCTCCATTTGCTATACGAGCCAGAACGCCGATGCGGTCTGCACCGAGGAGTACTACGATTGGCTTATCGACAAGGGCGTGTTCTTCGCCTGGATTTTCACCTACATGCCCGTGGGTAGGGATTCCCCGGCCGAGCTTATGCCGAGCCCTCAGCAACGCGAGATGCTCTATGACTTCAACCATGCGATGCGGCACGAGAAGCCACTGCTAACCCTCGATTTCCAGAACGATGGCGAGTTTGTGGGCGGCTGCATTGCCGGTGGTCGCCGCTATCTCCACATCAACGCCAACGGCGATGTGGAGCCTTGCGTGTTCATTCACTACTCGAATGTCAACATCCACGACGTGAGCTTGCTTGACGCCCTGCGCTCGCCGTTGTTCATGGGTTACTACCATGGTCAGCCCTTCAACGACAATCATCTGCGCCCCTGCCCGATGCTGGAGAATCCTGAGTGCATCGAGAAGCTCGTGGAGGATTCGGGTGCGCATTCGACTGACCTTGTCCAGGAGGAGACGGTCTACGAGCTCACTGCCAAGACACGTCCCATGGCACAGCGCTGGGCGCCTGTCGCCGAGCGCATCTGGACCGACCCGGGCGATGAGCGCGCTTCCGAGCGTCATCGCGATGATTTGGGCCAGGCAACATCCGATCTCAAGAAGTTCGAGCGCGACGGCCGCGTGGTGCGTAGCGCCTTTGACGAGGAGCGCGACCTACGCAGTGTCGCCGAGCGCGAGCAGGAGATGGATTGCAAACTGCGTGAAATTACCGAAAGCGAGAAGGTGCTCGTCTAG
- a CDS encoding chloride channel protein — translation MLHRIDKMELLKHIVFIACVGVVSAFTSIVLCLCVNFAYHVNQTFAWTLFFLPLLGVLSLALYKVFKLPYDYSTDTLVEQMRNNDVVSPTLAPGIIVGTCLTILGGGAVGKESSAFQAGASVSETLGRAFKLKNCFVDKQDRELYGYAALMGMSATFSALFFAPLGAVFMVLELTRFRNLSLPRFIAMIVSAFIAASIAYPFGIGDIIPHVTVLDMTPELALYTGIVGIVCGILGGVFGRALRFTRKLLKAHFNKPYVTVIVSSLVIVCLVYAFGLYDFEGSGMNLLKHALAGSIGTYDFAIKAGLVFMALAFGLKGGEIMPTLAIGGLTGCSVGQLIGIDAAFAGALGVITFYVGMSRCPIAGFFLGCEVFGWGIAPFLTIGVICALVGNRDYGYYGHGLLAEAHRQLAARHAAASAGTPNDAAEQRSPEK, via the coding sequence ATGCTGCACAGGATCGACAAGATGGAGCTTCTGAAGCATATCGTCTTCATCGCCTGCGTCGGCGTCGTGTCGGCCTTCACGTCCATCGTCTTGTGCCTCTGCGTCAACTTCGCCTATCACGTCAACCAGACCTTTGCCTGGACGCTCTTCTTCCTGCCGCTATTGGGCGTCCTGTCGCTTGCCCTCTACAAGGTCTTCAAGCTGCCCTACGACTACTCGACGGATACGCTCGTCGAGCAGATGCGCAATAACGACGTGGTCTCGCCCACGCTCGCGCCGGGCATCATCGTGGGCACCTGCCTCACGATTCTCGGCGGCGGTGCTGTCGGCAAGGAATCGAGTGCCTTTCAGGCGGGTGCATCGGTGAGCGAGACGCTCGGGCGGGCGTTCAAGCTCAAGAACTGCTTCGTCGACAAGCAGGACAGGGAGCTATACGGATACGCGGCGCTCATGGGCATGAGTGCGACGTTTTCGGCCCTGTTCTTCGCACCGCTGGGCGCCGTGTTCATGGTGCTCGAGCTCACGCGCTTCAGGAATCTGAGCCTCCCGCGATTCATCGCGATGATCGTCTCTGCCTTCATTGCCGCCTCCATCGCATATCCCTTTGGCATTGGTGACATCATCCCCCACGTTACCGTCTTGGACATGACCCCCGAGCTCGCGCTCTACACCGGCATCGTTGGCATAGTCTGTGGCATTCTTGGCGGTGTCTTTGGTCGTGCGCTGCGCTTTACGCGCAAGCTCCTCAAGGCGCATTTCAACAAGCCCTATGTCACGGTCATCGTCTCGAGCCTCGTCATCGTCTGCCTCGTCTATGCCTTTGGCCTCTATGACTTCGAAGGCTCGGGCATGAACTTGCTCAAGCACGCGCTCGCGGGCTCGATCGGCACGTACGATTTCGCCATCAAGGCGGGCCTTGTCTTCATGGCGCTTGCCTTCGGCCTCAAAGGTGGCGAGATTATGCCCACGCTTGCCATTGGCGGTTTGACGGGCTGCTCGGTCGGTCAGCTCATCGGCATCGATGCCGCCTTCGCAGGCGCGCTGGGTGTCATCACCTTTTATGTGGGCATGTCACGCTGTCCCATCGCCGGCTTTTTCCTCGGTTGCGAGGTTTTCGGCTGGGGCATAGCTCCTTTTCTGACCATTGGTGTTATCTGCGCTCTCGTGGGCAATCGAGATTATGGCTATTACGGACACGGGCTTCTCGCCGAGGCGCATAGGCAGCTTGCCGCTCGCCATGCTGCAGCATCCGCTGGCACCCCGAATGATGCGGCTGAGCAGCGTTCACCAGAAAAATAG
- a CDS encoding DNA-binding response regulator: MPTVCIIEDDSTLRDELARLLELDGYETRVCTDFANATRDILDANPDCVILDLGLPGADGQSICRDVRARSEVPIIVLTAMNDEFTEVMSLNLGAHDFIAKPYRPAVLLARIASLVKRHASASAEASTITHNGVTLDLGTSEVRYQGQSAELTRNEQRILALLMRNAGTIISRQEIMCDLWESDAFVDDNTLTVNINRLRKTLGSIGIADDFLQTRRSLGYVIAA; encoded by the coding sequence ATGCCCACCGTCTGCATCATCGAAGATGACTCGACCCTGCGCGACGAACTCGCGCGCCTGCTCGAGCTCGATGGCTACGAGACGCGCGTCTGCACCGACTTCGCCAACGCCACGCGCGACATCCTCGACGCGAACCCCGACTGCGTCATCTTGGACCTGGGACTGCCCGGTGCCGACGGCCAGTCCATATGCCGCGACGTCCGCGCCCGAAGCGAGGTACCCATCATCGTCCTCACGGCAATGAACGACGAGTTCACCGAGGTCATGTCGCTCAACTTGGGTGCGCATGACTTCATCGCCAAGCCATACCGTCCGGCAGTGCTGCTTGCCCGCATCGCCTCGCTCGTCAAGCGCCATGCGTCTGCATCGGCCGAGGCAAGCACCATCACGCATAATGGCGTCACGCTTGACCTGGGCACATCCGAGGTTCGCTACCAGGGGCAGTCGGCCGAGCTCACGAGAAACGAGCAGCGCATCCTCGCCCTGCTCATGCGCAATGCCGGCACCATCATCTCGCGCCAGGAGATCATGTGCGACCTGTGGGAATCCGATGCGTTCGTCGATGACAACACGCTCACGGTCAACATCAATCGCCTACGCAAGACGCTCGGAAGCATCGGCATTGCCGACGATTTCCTGCAGACACGCCGCTCCCTCGGCTATGTGATCGCGGCGTGA